In the Pogona vitticeps strain Pit_001003342236 chromosome 2, PviZW2.1, whole genome shotgun sequence genome, ATTACTGCACCATGGGgatattctccctccctccctctccctctgttacccaaaatctaagtggggatcATCCTTGCTGGAAGACTGAGAAAAGGAGACTAGTGAGATACAAACACAATTTTATTAAAGGGAAGAGATGGACGCTAGTGGCTATGCTCTAAATGCAAGCAAAAGCCCCTTACAAAGACAAACCCCTTTCTTACAGGTTTCTTATCAGTTTCTTATACTAACTACTTAGGAGGGGGGATTTTGGGGCGGTGCCAGAGGCAAGGCCTGTACAACCGTTTTTGACTGGTTTTAGGACAATGCTGGCCATCCCTAATAAGGGTTTGTGTATCCAGCCTCATGTTGTCTCTAGACCCTTCCATTGTATAATGTAAGGAAGACAAGGAATACAGCaggaaataaaaaagcaatatgCATACTAATAAGAGAAACCCAATTAAAAAGTTGCCACACAGTTCCCTGCTAGAGTTGAGTCTGTTAAATCTTGGAAAGAGAAGGTTGCATTTGAGGCTGGAACACAAACATGAAATGTTTGAGTGTCTGGGGTTCCTGTGTTGAATATTTGGGCTGACTCATACCATTTGGGTAACACCTCTCCCTTACTTATTCTTGCCTCCTGGTGCTCATATTTAAGCAGCATGATTTTGACTGAGATGTCACCACTATTTAAGTAATTAAAGTCCTTATTTGTTTCAGTCTGTCGCACCTGAAGATCCACCATCCTCTCTACCAACCTGCCCATGCCCATCTTGGAATGGGCTGCAGTGGAGTAAATAAGATCACTGGGAGGTCCAGTTGAAAAAAGTAAACTAAAATTCCCCTCCTGCCCCTGCTCTGCTtgcctcttttaaaaatccaagccaatacacacacacacagagagagagagagagagagagagagagagagagagagagagagcgcagagAGAAGGGGAGCAAGGGCACAGAGACAGACAGgcacacatgcgtgcacacacgcaTGAGTAAAGGAGGGTTCAGCTTTCCAAAGGAAGCCTCTCCTTAATAAAAACCACATCATGATAtaggcaaattatatttttccaTGGATCCAAGGAACTGTTTAATTTATctgtacaataggacccccatatccacagaggattggttccaagcctccctgcagACACTAAAAACTGTGAACAAGTTTTTATATAGGCAAATACTATATAAATAGCatgataaaagggggaaaaacccacaaaacttaTTTTACCTGCACTACTAAAACTCAGCACGAGAGcgcgccagagaccatgctatgtgttcttcattaacaagtattcataccatggtctctttctccctcttgtggctggttctggtaacacATGTGGAAATAggcttttttctgaattttttctttgaatatttttaatatgttcagaccatggataagtgaatcagtggctACTGATCCCATAGATAAGGGAGTCCTAgtgtatcatgaagtggctcttattaagccatttcacattttttaaaatgtaggcatccttcagtcttgagagaccatggtaatgtactctgaacagaggtcttggaacagcttctggtgtggctgagaaggtcaactggagagtgacaatcccttccacacttgagacaaatacaatctgtcccctgtccagctccctgattttgctggtttgggaaCTGCCTCTTGGCCTTGATCTGCTGAACAAgtgactcttcaaattgggagaggccatgctacaccacctgcctccaggctgaacgctcagatgtcaaggtttcccacctgttgagctccaatcctaaggccttcagatcccacttgcagatatccttgtatcacagctgtgatctacctctggggcaatttccctgcactagttctccatacagaagatcgtttggaatccaaccatcagccattctcacaagacgcctgagccaacgtagacaccgctgtttcagtaatgtatacatgctaaaaattccagcttgttctaggacaaaatcatgaacaatctCTGATTGTTGTGTAGAGATGGtgatagaggaaggtgagtccacacTCTGGCCCATAACTTATATtgtcttcaggctgattgttaatccaaaatcttgacaagccttactaaaatggttcataaactgttggagatcttcagcagaatgggcaacaacaactgcatcattggcaaagaggaagtaccACATActtttcagctggactttggtcttcgctctcaaactagagagattaaagagctttccatctgatctagtctggagatagacaccttatgttgcagttccaaaagtgtgcctcagcatgacagcaaaaaagatcccaaacagagttggcgcAAGGCCGTCCGtggtaaccaaatcaaaggcctttctaagatctatgaaagccacaaagagtggctgtcgtttttccctacatttctcctgcaattgcctgagggaaaataccatgtcaatggtggatccaCGAGTACtgtattagcttgaaatccacactgtgatacTAGATAGcccctgtctgcaagcacctgaaacctcttcagcacaacaagcagctttcctacaatgctaagaagagagatgccacggtagttactgcagtcgcccctgtagcctttgttcttgtacaatgtgaggatgcttgcatccttcatgtcctgtggtaatccacctttcctccagcaaagacagaagatttcatacagctcagtggtgatgatctcattacagcacttcagcacttcacaGGGATGTTATGTTTCCTAGGTGCCTTGCCGGAAGCAACATTTCACAATATTGCAGAGTGAAAGAGGCAAATCAAAGAAGAATCAGAAAGGTACAGGTAGAAAAGCACTGAGGGAAGGCTGCTTCACTCCAGTAAATATATTGTCTGCATCTTCAAGAGTGCCCCAGTCTGTCCTTGCAATGGTTAAAACAGTGCAATAAACACCTAATCTGATCACAATCTTAGATCAGCACCAGAAGCCCTAGTGACCTGCTTCGCTGTGGGAATAAAAAAATATGAGAGAGGGAGAATAGCTACATTTGCCTCTACTTTCCAACTGGCTAGATAGCCAAAGGAATATTAAGACACATTGAAGTTATCCATAACAAGAAGCTGCAGGTTGATTCTCAGGCACCTGGTATATCATCCTGTCATTCCCTcctcattcttcttaaaagtcaTGCTGCCAAGTATGGAATGCTGGGAGGGAGGAGTTCCCTGCAGTTGGGTGGTTTTATGATTCAAAATTCAGCGTACACCCTTCTCTTCTGCATATGTATTATAGCAGCAGAAGAAACAAAGTGCCAGAAGAGGTGAGGAAGTCTCTGCTTTCTGTACAACCAGATCAAGCACACTTTGTCTCCAACAGGTCAGTTTCCAACAGCCAGCTTTCACTACAAAAACATGTTTTACTTAACATATGAATTAGCTTGCAGGCATAATCTTTTGCAAGAATTTGCCCAATGGAGTAGAAATCAAGTAAGCTCCACTGTGTGCTAAGATGGAACtcacaaattttaaaagaaatgtctcAATCCAGAAGCATCATTGACTAGTGAGGGGGGCTGAAAGTGTTCTAAATACCTTCACTTGGAAGAGAAAGGCATAAAATCCAGTGGGGATAATTGAAATTTGTATTAAATAGGTAAAACCTCAGTGAGGATGATAGAAATTTAAGATGTTAGCTCACTAGTAAATCTGGTTAGCCAGGTTTGCTCTCATGCACCTCAACAGCAGCTGGCTTGTTGGCATCATCAGTGAGTGCAACCTTTCATGGCTTGTGAAAGAAGTATGAAGTATCACCCTTATGAGCAATTTGATGTAACTATTAGGAATAGGTGGGATAGACTGGATTCTGGACTGGGGGTTTTCAAATTGTTGTGAAGTTATGTGGCAGTCACATGGATTTTGTATCACTGTGTGCATCCTTTTGGGACAAGTCCTGGTGATTTTTAACCTGTTGAGGGCAAACCCCCCCTCCATGGGGAAAAGGGACCTAAAAAAGAACGGTCTGCCTTTGGAGACTTCTCAGCCCTAATGAGTTTTGGATCTGACTGATGACCTTGTCAAAGCCAGGATGACAGATGTTATACAGAGAGGAGTTGGGCGGTTGCCATTATCATTCCCAAATGCCCTCTCCAGTTCAGAGTTTGCCCTGTCCCCTGGTATCCTGGTGAGCTCCGGGTTTTGAAGTTAGCAAGGAGATGCCTGGAGAGTAGGTGGAGGAAGGACCAGTCCAATCAAGATCTGGCTGCTGTTGAGATTCTGACCAGGAGATATGccaaagcaaaaaaagggggggcttttAATATCTATCATTGGTGAGGCTGCAAATCATCAAGTGGAACTTTTCTGGGTGGTCTATAACCTCACCAACCCTGGTCAGCAATGGCTTCATGCTGGTGATTTCACCAGTTatcaatttgcagcctttttaaaatctaaaattgagGCTTTTCAGGCTGATCTACACTAGCAGTTTGGTCAATTGGGTGGAGATCGCTGCTGTAACCTATCCTTCTGCCCGAGtggttcagtttgaccctgtaaCACCAGAGAATGTATGCAGGGTGCTGTCCAGTTGCAGACTGCTGCCACTCTTTGTCCTGTTTCATTGATAAAAGCTGTCAATTATGACTGATTGGGCTGTGAATGTTATTAATGCCTCACTGAGGGAGGGATCTCTTCCCTCCTGGGTGAAGGAAACCGTCCTCTGGCCCATAGTTAAATGTCCACATCTGATGATGGAAATTTTTATAAACTATAGGCTGATCACCAACATACCCTTGTTAAAGAGCAAGGTGATCAAGAGGGTGGTGAGAGTAGCTTCAAGcgtacctggaggagcaggagtGCCTTGATCAATTTCAGTCAGTATTCAAGCTGTGACGAGGTGACGAGATGGCACTGACTGCAttgcaagatgaccttttaagAGAGGCTCATAGGGAAGGATCTACCCCGTTGGTGCTCatggatctctcagcagcctttgatactgttgaccatggtatcctcgtGGACAGGCTCTCAGAGGATGGGATCAGGGAATTGGCCTGGAGCTGGCTCTGATCATTCCCTAAGAGCCATGTCCAGAAACTACAGCTTGGGCATGATTTGTTGGCCTTAACATGCAAAACGTGACAAACCCCATAGACACAGTTTAATATAGAGGCATCCATATATgtaaaaaacattcaaaacagaCCAATTTCAcaagcaagttaaaataaacaatctcTCTGGGGCTAATAATAAACCTCGATTTACAACCAAAAATACATGCTTCTTgtcaaaataaatcaaaaactTCCCCGTGTGTCAAGGACTCGTCATTTTGAAAAATTTATTCGAAACATGTTAAACCTGATTCAAAAGCAGGGGCTTTTGGATGTGTAACTGAGCTTAGAGTTTCAACACAATTCAGAACAGGACTTTGAATAACATTGTTTTCTGTGTAAAaagtgcattttcctttttttaaaaaaattgtattttcctCCATTGAGGAAGCAGTACAGGGATTAATGAAGAATAACggcatgctgtcaaatcaatccTAAGAGATAATAGCccattttagggttttctagCAAGTGAAtacttaaataaatacatttttcctttcccttctgtgGGCTGAAGAGCTGCTCAAGGCTACAGAGGTTGTCTCTTTTCTCCAGAGCCACAGTGACTCTAAAGTCAGATGGCAAATTCTGAGTGTGGTTAATTATTAAAAAATCTGGATTATGCTTCTGAGTTCTTGAAATGAATGTAAAGTCCTGTGGCAGCCAGCTTTACAGACTAAAAAACGCCTTTAGAACCAAAGAAAATTATGACACAAATGACCTGGATCAAGTTCTGCATGCTACAGTATTGCAATATCTTCAAACGGTAATGAATTTGTTTTAGTGGATCAGCAAAACCTTGTAACAAACTGGAAGGTCCAAGCAGTGAGATCAacatcccccttcccttcccaaatACGTACAGTATTACATGATAATATCAGGTCTTGCTTTACAGTTAACATATCCTTGTGATAGCTGAACTATCCTTGTCATTGCTCCGTTTACTTTACTTTACTGTACTTtaattggatttataccctgcccctctagaccagatCTAAATCGCTCCTATTCTGACCTGCTTTCTTCACAGGCCTTAGCCATGTGGCTCTACCTGCTCGCCCTGTTGGGGCTTTACTTCCTTCGCCGATGGTACCGGGAGAGACAGACTGTGGAGTACCTGACAGAGAAATATGTCTTCATCACCGGCTGCGACTCTGGCTTTGGGAGAGCGCTTGCCAGGCAGCTGGATGCCCGGGGTATGCGGGTGCTGGCCGCCTGTCTCACCCAGAAGGGGGCAGAGGAGCTGCAGAAGGCCACCTCGGGGCGACTCAAAACCACCATTTTGGATGTCACCAGCACAGAAAGTGTTGCCGCAGCAACAGAATGGGTGAAAGGATGTGTTGGAGACAAAGGTAACAAACTCCCTTGACAGTTTTTACTCATGCAACATGATTAGTTTACTTCAGATACATGTTTACTTGACAAAAATCACTGGGCTGCCTCAGTCCATAGAGACTGGGTGTGGCCTAAGTCCctctagttttatttatttatttatttatttatttatttatttatttatttatttatttatttatttatttatttatttatttatttattagccccaccattaccagtggcttctctCCCACACACCCCTGTGAAGTTGGGGTATTTGCCACAACAAACTTTCTCCTCATCTCCCTCTGGCTTCACACCAGTGTGAATTGTCTACAGAGGAAATACACTGTTTAGAATCTTCCAGGGATGGGCACTCAATTCAGACATGACTtaggtttgtttttggttttttaagatggtttggaaggattgcactgataaaagtgaagattctaccaaaaatatttttttatatttagaatgttaccaatacagttaacagaagatgatttCAAACTTACATTTTGGCAAagaattaataataaatattgcaatgaagggaagagagccagaataaataaaaaatattggtataaaacaacaaccaaaaaaaggaTGTATAGTCATcccaaatataaaaaaaaatattatttggctaatcagttgaggtttattggggaaattatatataacccagaaaggttactTTGGTGGAAAATAGAATAATCATTTGCCTGTCTCTGCCTGCAAatctccattaaaaaataacaagacTCAAAAAATCAACTTGGAAAAAATGGGTACAAGTCGCAAGTCGagtccaaatattttaaaaagactttaaaaatgaGGTAGCAATCAGGAAGGACGTATTCACCCAAATTATCCTCCCTTAGCAGAGTTGAAGAGGCAGCCATCCACCTGATTGAGCCAAaggagtgggtggagtatttatttaTCTCCATTGGTGGCTCCCTTCCAAGATGGCTTCTTCTCACGAAATTGCTACACCAGAGCTTTAGAGGTGAAGGTTCCACCTTTTTGCTCCACCATTTCCTTGGGTCTTTTGAGGTAAAGTAGGATTTCCCTCTGGCATCATGCCAGTGTGAATTATCTACACAGGAAATATACTTCTGAAGTTTCTCCAGTGTTCTCTTCACTATGTGAAGCTACATTAGATGTGGAAAGGGCATTTCTGCCATGGCATTAGCAAACTTTGGAAGTGGTTAGCAGAAAATTTTGAGAAGTTGTGGGCCTGATATTTGGCATACTAAATCTTCTCTTTGTGACTCAATACACTGTAAAGTTTCATATGGTGATGTATGAACTAGGTTATAGGCATTTTAGTCTTTCTGATCAAGTGACAGATCTTCTGATTTCTAAACCACGGTTCTTACGCAAGGCTTCAAACAGGTGCTGATGCAAATCGCCATACTGACTTCCAAACCAATGTGGGGGAGGGGTTTACTTCATAACCCTAGTAAATATCTTAAGAGATGTGGAACCATCAGAGATAAGCAGAACTCTAAATATGTAAATTATTTCTTGATACAGGTCTTTGGGGATTGGTCAACAATGCTGGTGTAATAAATGGTCCAATTCCCAATGCATGGCTGACCAAGGAGGACTTTGCAAATGTGATAAATATCAACCTCTTGGGGATGATCGATGTAACACTGCACATGCTGCCCCTGGTGAGAAGAGCCAGAGGGAGGGTGGTCAACATGGCCAGTATGGCAGGAAGAGTCGCTGTCTACGGAGGAGGTTATTCCCTATCTAAGTATGGTGTGGAGGCCTTCTCTGACACCCTGAGGTAAAATAGCAGTGCCATTTCCCCCAGGTTATAAATGCAAACCCAGGTATCCTGACTTACAGTGATTAATAACAGACACTGGGAAATATGTCTGTTAGGGACATTCCATTTGCTCTGTTTTGGATTCTAGAGATGTGCTTCCTCCAAAATTTTTACCATCTCCAGGAAGCATCACAGCAGAAAACAAATGCCTGCAATCCACAACATGtgtgtgccacaacatttgaCTGTCCTAATCCATCAGATCCCCTTTAGGCAAGAGGTTCCTCTTAGGAAAAATAGAATAGTTTCCAATTAACAATGTTAGACAAGGGCACATTATATCTCCTTATCTGGTCAATTTTTATGAACAACATATCGCATGAAATGCTGGAATAGACACACTTGGAGACACAGGAGTAGTGAAAACTGGTGCCAAAAGCATCAGTCATTTCAGATGTGAAGcaaatagcaatgacttgaaggAAGAGCTGCTGAAAGTTAAAAGGAACAATGAGAGGATTGTACCTGAACTGTAATCTAACAAAAAGAATGACTAAATAAGAATTTTGTAAGATTAAGGTTGACCATGAAGAAATAGAAGGTATTGAAGGTTTTCCATACTTTGGTTAATCATCAAttaaaatggagactgcagccaaaaaatcagaagaaaactgaggctTGGAAAAACAGCTATGAAGAAACTTGAAAAAGTCCTTGACACTAAGGAAAGGAACAAGCAGCAATGCAGCAGGACAACAGGAAGACACAATATGTGATGGAGAAACCCAATAAAAGAAACTACAGCATTTAGTTTGTAAACTGTGttaacaggattttttaaaagatcattaattcatagtttTGCCTCTGGTCAGAAACAAGCACATAAGAACAACCATCCTAGAACTGTATCAATTTTTCTTAAGTATAATAAAGAAGCATCTTGTTGAGTACACATGCTGTATATGAAATAATGGCCATTAACTGTAAAACAATACTTTGGGTAAAATTCTGAGATTGAATGAATCACTGATAGATAGCACAGGAAACATTACGTAATACACTAACATAATTCCATAATTCCTTCAGAAAATATGAACCTCAGTGCTAGTGTTAAAACTCTGCTTCTCATTGGTAAAAATGCAACAAGTTTACCTGTTGAAATAGTTTTATAAACATTATCCCAGGTctatgaattttatttttttaaactacttaTACATTTCTCCAAACAGCTAATTATTTCTTATTTGGGATTTCTAGTTGCTTTTCATTGGGCATTTCACAGAAAGACATAGTACAGCACTTTGACTAAAATGACTTGCAGCAGCTGTTTCTCAGATAGCTCACCTCTGCCTTTCCCCAaggggaacagcagcagcaaaggggACTGTTGGGGTGTGGTGATGATAGAAGGTCCTTTCCCCATTTACCTTCAGTCTTCTAAGTACACCAACCATTGGCACTGGTCTCACTGCACTCCCAGCCACCATAGCAGCCTGGCATGGTTCAGAGGGTTGCTCTCATCTGCCTCCTTATTGAACATCTAGTCTTGTTTTCAAGTATGGGCTCTTGAGAAGCACTTTTTCTATTACAGAAATTGTGGGAACCCTTCCATTCAACCGAGCAGAGCATTCCCAAACTGAATACTTTTTATCAATGTTATGTTGTAATCACTATAACTTtggttctctttttccttccaatTCAGACGTGACCTCATTCCCTTTGGAGTCCAAGTCAGCATTATTGAGCCTGGTGGCTTTGCTACACCCCTAGTCAATACATCTAGTGAGAGTCTCAAAGCTGCATGGAGCCGGGCACCTCCTGATGCCAGAGAAGCCTATGGACAGCTGTACTTCGAAGAAAGTGAGTTAAATTTCAGAAAATCCTCTTGCGAGCCACATATCAGTGGTGTGGCAACTGAAACGAATTGGACAAGAATTGTCCAAATTCAATCATCCAAGCTCTGACCTCAGCAAGCAGCACCAAGAAGCTGCAAAAGAAACTgtggcctttaaaaaaaggcagaaaagttcATACATGAAACATATAAAAATGGATAAAGGAGAAAACGGTTTGCACTGGTTGAGCTGCACTGCTTGCTAGTTGTTTAGTGGTGTAGGTTTTAACCTGTAATGCCTGAAATGTCTCGAACCCTGGTTATCTGAGGAACCATCTGTCAGGGTGTTTGGGTCTTCACAAGAAGCCCTCTTAAGTTTATCAATACCTCATTCAGAACTACCTTTAGTTTCCACTCTGACTGATTTCAAGAAGGGTGGGAAAACATATTATTTTTACTTGTGTAAGATGTTAAACTTGCCCTGCAGTGTTGCTTTTAGTTATACACTAAGTTGattttactgggttttttttacagTTGAGCTCTTTTTACTGGATTTTATGGAAAGCCTCCTTATCTTTAGTATCTGCAAGGCAAGCAGGCACGCACAACACATGTCTCTTCATACTGGCCGTGGCTGATTCGAGTCAGTGCAGAAGGCTGAGGATTTCATTGCTTTCATTTCTGTTAAACACTCAGCAAAATTCTCAAAATATTTCTGAACTTGAGATTTAAGCAAGGTGAATGTAGCAGAAAAAACTGAAACATTTGACACTTCCCTCCATCTAGCTATTAAATAATAGTATATTCCATGCACATCTGGCTATGGACAGCTGTGTCTGGAAAACGGCAGTGCCTCTCCTTATAACAGGATACGCCACTAAGGGGCTGTCAGATGTTCTGGACTGCAACAGCCACTTCCCTGAATACATCATTTCAGGGGTTCAGTTTCTTATTTGAAAGTCCTGTACTGACCACAGAACTTGCTCCAAAATGGTAGCTGTGCAGGGACTGCTTCAGACATGTACCATTTCAAAGTGTAATGGGTAGGTATTCCTGAGAAGTTCATCCACCTTTTCAAGTATCACCCTAGCACAGCCTTCTCCAATCTGGA is a window encoding:
- the LOC144586413 gene encoding 17-beta-hydroxysteroid dehydrogenase type 6-like, which translates into the protein MWLYLLALLGLYFLRRWYRERQTVEYLTEKYVFITGCDSGFGRALARQLDARGMRVLAACLTQKGAEELQKATSGRLKTTILDVTSTESVAAATEWVKGCVGDKGLWGLVNNAGVINGPIPNAWLTKEDFANVININLLGMIDVTLHMLPLVRRARGRVVNMASMAGRVAVYGGGYSLSKYGVEAFSDTLRRDLIPFGVQVSIIEPGGFATPLVNTSSESLKAAWSRAPPDAREAYGQLYFEEIYRLLQKLHPLCSTNLCLVTDQIEHALTSCHPRTRYSAGWDAKLFYLPVSYLPSFLVDYMWSHIFPRPAQAV